The nucleotide window CGGTACGCCGCGCTCTCGGGCTCGGCGCTACCCGCCCGGCGCCGTTCGATCCGGTCCAGCATCAGCGCGCGCCGCACCAGCCGCTCCGCCTCGTCCAGGTTGCGGCCCTGGTCCGCCAGGTGATACCCCAGGTCGTTGCACGCGCTCGCGTCGTCCGCGTCGTCGTCCAGCAGCGCCCGCAGCACCGCCTCCGCCTCGCGCGGCTTCTTGGCCGCCCAATAAGCCCCGGACTGCGCGTACCGGATGCGCTGCCGGTCCGCCGGGGCGTCGAACTCGTCCAGCAGCGCCGCCCCGTACTTAATCGCCTCGTCCCACCGGCCCAGCGCGCCCAGCACCCGGTGCTTGCGGAGCCGCACCGTGAGCCGGTCCGTGTCGCCCGCTTGCAGGATGCACCGGTCCGCCACCTTGACCGCTTCCTCTTCCTTCCCCTGTTCGGCCAGCGCCAGTGCCAGGTGGAAGTTGAAGAACACTTCCAGCACCTGCGCGTCCATCGCGCCGCGGCACACGCGCTCCACCTTGTCCGGCCGGCGGCGGCGCCACAGCACGTCGATCAGCCCCGACAGCGCGTCGAGCTGGGCCTCCTTCGGGGCCTCGCGGGCGGCCTGACCGAACTGGAGCTCTGCGAGGTCGAGATGGTTGTGCCGGGCCGCCAGCGTTCCGATGAAATGGTGCGTGCCGTACGCCCGCTTGGTGCCGGCCTTGAAGTCGTCCGCCGCCGCCGTGACCAGCGCCTTCACCCCTTCCGGCTGTTCCTTCAGAGCGTCCGCCACCGCCCGCGCCTTGTCGGCGGCGAACCGCTTCTCGGCGTCGGTCGGGGCCGGCCCCTTTTCCTTCTTCCGGTCCTTGTCCTCGAGCAGCACGAACGTGCGGTCCAGGTCCGCGATGATGTCGCGCGCCCGCCCGGTGTCGAGGTGCGACTTCACCTGCACCGCGACGACCTTGGGGTCGACCTCGGGGTTGAGCCGGGCGCTGTACGTCGTGAGGGACTGGAACAGCTCGTCCCCCTCGCGCCGGGTGGGGAAGTCGGCGGCCAGTTCCGCGGCCAGCACGGCCGCCAGCGCCCGGTTCTCCTTGTCCCGCGCGAGGTGCTGGCGCAGTGCTGGTATGATGTCGTCGGGCCGGTTCGCCGCGCGGAACAACTCCGCGGCCCGCTGGTACGGTCCGGGCACCTGCGGTTTGAGCTTGAGGAACTCTTCGAGGTGCTTGAGCGCCGGCTCGGGCCGGCCGGCCTTCTGGAGCGCCCCCGACAGGTTCCAGCCGAGCCGGGCGGCGCCGAACGCGTCGCCGGCGCGGCGCGGGTCGGCGTACAGCGCGGCGGCGGACTCGAACGCGCGGGCGGCGGGGTCGAATTTCCCCGCCTTCACGCACAGGTGCCCGAGCCGCTCGAAGCACTCGGCCGCTTCGGTGTCGGCGTCCCGCGGGGTGAAGGCGCCGCCGCGGACCACCTCGGCGCGCCCGTCAGCGACGAGCGCCAGCGCCGCCCGGAGGGCGCGCTCGGCGAGGTCGAATTGCTTCGCCCGCTCCCCCAGCGCGGCCATCTCTTTGTACACGCGGACGGCCCGATCCGGGCGCTCGGGCAGGGCCGAGCTGGCCAGCGCGAGTTTCGCGGCGGCGAGCGCGTCGGCCGGCTCGCCCGCGTCGAACAGCAGTCGCGCGAGCAGCGCCGCGGTGTCGGCATCGGCCGGGTCGCTGGCGACGACCGTGCGGGCGGCCCGAATGGCGTCGGGGTCGCGCCCGAGCTGCGCGTAGAGGCGGGCCAACTCGCGGAGCGGTGCGGTCGCTCCGGGGTCCTGCTTGGCCGCCGACTCGAGCTGCCGGGCGGCGGTGAGCAGCCGCTCGCGCCGCAAGTTCCACACGGCGGCCCCGTAGCGCGCGAGGGCGTCGCGGCGGCCCTCGGCCATCGCGCCCGGCGCCGGGTCGGCCGACGGGCACAGCACCGCACCGATCAGAAGGCCCGCGACCATCACGAATTCCTGCCGGGAACGAGGGGCGGTACAATCCCCCGGATCATACCGACACCGACCGAGTGTGCCAACGTGAACCCAACTCGCCCCGTGCCCCCGAACGAGTGCGGCGTGCTGTGCGGCGGTGGCGGCGCGGGCGTAGCGGGCCGGCGCCTCCTCGCAGCTCGCGCGTTCGGACGCCAGCCAGCCGAGCAGTTCCGGGCGTCCACGCCCCCGGCGCCGAAGTGATGCGGCCACAACCGGTTTGCGCCACGTGCGGTGACCGGCGGGAGAGGTTACGGCGCTTCTGCGTTGCCCCTCGCACTTCGGCATGGTTTAATCAGCACTCGCTTTTTTGCCCGCCTTCCATCCCGCCGGAGGCCCGCGCATGCGGAC belongs to Gemmata obscuriglobus and includes:
- a CDS encoding tetratricopeptide repeat protein codes for the protein MVAGLLIGAVLCPSADPAPGAMAEGRRDALARYGAAVWNLRRERLLTAARQLESAAKQDPGATAPLRELARLYAQLGRDPDAIRAARTVVASDPADADTAALLARLLFDAGEPADALAAAKLALASSALPERPDRAVRVYKEMAALGERAKQFDLAERALRAALALVADGRAEVVRGGAFTPRDADTEAAECFERLGHLCVKAGKFDPAARAFESAAALYADPRRAGDAFGAARLGWNLSGALQKAGRPEPALKHLEEFLKLKPQVPGPYQRAAELFRAANRPDDIIPALRQHLARDKENRALAAVLAAELAADFPTRREGDELFQSLTTYSARLNPEVDPKVVAVQVKSHLDTGRARDIIADLDRTFVLLEDKDRKKEKGPAPTDAEKRFAADKARAVADALKEQPEGVKALVTAAADDFKAGTKRAYGTHHFIGTLAARHNHLDLAELQFGQAAREAPKEAQLDALSGLIDVLWRRRRPDKVERVCRGAMDAQVLEVFFNFHLALALAEQGKEEEAVKVADRCILQAGDTDRLTVRLRKHRVLGALGRWDEAIKYGAALLDEFDAPADRQRIRYAQSGAYWAAKKPREAEAVLRALLDDDADDASACNDLGYHLADQGRNLDEAERLVRRALMLDRIERRRAGSAEPESAAYRDSLGWVLFRRGKLAEARAELEGALALSEGATDPVAWDHLGDVLFRSGDKAGAREKWTRARELYEADLRLSSRGRRDGRLDEVKRKLARVPE